One part of the Symphalangus syndactylus isolate Jambi chromosome 1, NHGRI_mSymSyn1-v2.1_pri, whole genome shotgun sequence genome encodes these proteins:
- the TTR gene encoding transthyretin, with product MASHRLLLLCLAGLVFVSEAGPTGTGESKCPLMVKVLDAVRGSPAINVAVNVFRKAADETWEPFASGKTSETGELHGLTTEEEFVEGIYKVEIDTKSYWKALGISPFHEHAEVVFTANDSGPRRYTIAALLSPYSYSTTAVVTTPKE from the exons ATGGCTTCTCATCGTCTGCTCCTCCTCTGCCTCGCTGGACTGGTATTTGTGTCTGAGGCTGGCCCTACG GGCACTGGTGAATCCAAGTGTCCTCTGATGGTCAAAGTTCTAGATGCTGTCCGAGGCAGTCCTGCCATCAATGTAGCTGTGAATGTGTTCAGAAAGGCTGCTGATGAGACCTGGGAGCCATTTGCCTCTGG GAAAACCAGTGAGACTGGAGAGCTGCACGGGCTCACAACTGAGGAGGAATTTGTAGAAGGGATATACAAAGTGGAAATAGACACCAAATCTTACTGGAAGGCACTTGGCATCTCCCCATTCCATGAGCATGCAGAG GTGGTATTCACAGCCAACGACTCTGGCCCCCGCCGCTACACCATCGCCGCCCTGCTGAGCCCCTACTCCTATTCCACCACGGCTGTCGTCACCACTCCCAAGGAATGA